Proteins from a genomic interval of Xylocopa sonorina isolate GNS202 chromosome 4, iyXylSono1_principal, whole genome shotgun sequence:
- the Hph gene encoding HIF prolyl hydroxylase isoform X1, with product MSGPIVSRAQTLGGDVLIGATVGCVVCNRTDKLLRCSRCKAVFYCTKEHQRRDWKRHKEFCATHVVESIVTDTVSTANQNSILKPSKNDTTVGNCQTSTTPVVYNLTEKSVLERTRRSKTAQKTQNNAIHLEEINKQTEYKGNQNSKKKSSNTKVKGTGTGRVDGWTSPITYEGSSEDTILGARTESLNPGLEGSRILDNLQDDELNMPTQHHNGMKNFPEIRLARGEDILPSFHHKNKNNFDRLENMSRDVIRDMNKYGLCVVNNFLGVEKGLAVLNEVLSLYSAGLFKDGQLVSNKTGANDLKTIRGDQITWLDGKEKQCQNIGMLISRVDAVIMKANKMCNNGKMGNYQINGRTKAMVACYPGHGSHYVKHVDNPNRDGRCITAIYYLNRDWDIKENGGLLRIFPEGSDEVANIEPLFDRILFFWSDRRNPHEVQPAYKTRYAITLWYFDADERNQACLRYQKERELHAKKESS from the exons ATGTCCGGACCGATAGTCAGTCGTGCGCAGACACTCGGCGGTGATGTTCTAATAGGTGCAACGGTGGGCTGTGTTGTCTGTAACAGAACTGACAAGCTGTTAAGGTGTTCACGGTGCAAGGCCGTCTTTTATTGCACTAAAGAGCATCAAAGGCGGGATTGGAAACGTCACAAAGAATTTTGCGCGACTCATGTCGTGGAATCGATCGTAACGGACACAGTTTCGACCGCTAATCAAAATTCCATTCTAAAGCCATCCAAAAACGACACCACGGTCGGGAACTGCCAGACTTCAACTACCCCAGTGGTTTATAACCTAACCGAGAAGTCAGTGTTAGAAAGAACGCGAAGATCGAAAACTGCACAAAAAACACAGAATAACGCCATACATCTAGAAG AAATCAATAAACAGACAGAGTATAAAGGAAACCAAAATTCTAAGAAGAAATCCAGTAACACCAAAGTAAAAGGTACTGGGACTGGCAGAGTGGATGGTTGGACTTCTCCAATAACGTATGAAGGAAGTTCTGAGGATACAATTCTAGGTGCCAGAACAGAATCACTGAATCCTGGCCTAGAAGGTTCAAGAATTCTTGACAACTTACAAGACGATGAATTAAATATGCCTACCCAACATCATAACGGTATGAAGAATTTCCCGGAGATTCGTTTAGCTCGCGGGGAAGACATTCTACCATCGTTCCatcataaaaataaaaataacttTGACAGACTAGAAAATATGAGTAGAGATGTGATTAGAGACATGAACAAATATGGTTTGTGCGTGGTAAACAATTTTCTAGGAGTAGAAAAAGGTCTCGCAGTGCTGAACGAAGTTTTAAGTTTGTACAGTGCTGGATTGTTTAAGGATGGACAGTTGGTTTCCAATAAAACAGGTGCAAATGACTTAAAGACAATTCGTGGTGATCAAATAACGTGGCTCGATGGAAAAGAAAAGCAATGTCAAAATATTGGAATGCTCATATCTCGAGTCGATGCTGTCATTATGAAAGCAAATAAAATGTGTAACAATGGGAAAATGGGAAACTACCAAATCAATGGAAGAACAAAG GCGATGGTGGCTTGTTATCCTGGTCACGGTTCGCATTACGTGAAACACGTTGATAATCCCAATCGAGATGGACGATGCATCACAGCCATATACTATCTCAACCGGGATTGGGATATCAAG GAGAACGGTGGCCTCTTGAGGATATTCCCAGAAGGCAGCGACGAAGTGGCGAATATCGAACCTCTCTTCGATAGAATACTGTTCTTCTGGTCCGATAGGAGAAATCCGCACGAGGTACAACCGGCATATAAAACCAGATACGCGATCACTCTATGGTACTTCGACGCAGACGAAAGGAATCAAGCTTGTCTAAGATATCAAAAAGAAA GAGAGTTACATGCAAAGAAGGAGAGTTCGTGA
- the Hph gene encoding HIF prolyl hydroxylase isoform X2 — protein MSGPIVSRAQTLGGDVLIGATVGCVVCNRTDKLLRCSRCKAVFYCTKEHQRRDWKRHKEFCATHVVESIVTDTVSTANQNSILKPSKNDTTVGNCQTSTTPVVYNLTEKSVLERTRRSKTAQKTQNNAIHLEEINKQTEYKGNQNSKKKSSNTKVKGTGTGRVDGWTSPITYEGSSEDTILGARTESLNPGLEGSRILDNLQDDELNMPTQHHNGMKNFPEIRLARGEDILPSFHHKNKNNFDRLENMSRDVIRDMNKYGLCVVNNFLGVEKGLAVLNEVLSLYSAGLFKDGQLVSNKTGANDLKTIRGDQITWLDGKEKQCQNIGMLISRVDAVIMKANKMCNNGKMGNYQINGRTKENGGLLRIFPEGSDEVANIEPLFDRILFFWSDRRNPHEVQPAYKTRYAITLWYFDADERNQACLRYQKERELHAKKESS, from the exons ATGTCCGGACCGATAGTCAGTCGTGCGCAGACACTCGGCGGTGATGTTCTAATAGGTGCAACGGTGGGCTGTGTTGTCTGTAACAGAACTGACAAGCTGTTAAGGTGTTCACGGTGCAAGGCCGTCTTTTATTGCACTAAAGAGCATCAAAGGCGGGATTGGAAACGTCACAAAGAATTTTGCGCGACTCATGTCGTGGAATCGATCGTAACGGACACAGTTTCGACCGCTAATCAAAATTCCATTCTAAAGCCATCCAAAAACGACACCACGGTCGGGAACTGCCAGACTTCAACTACCCCAGTGGTTTATAACCTAACCGAGAAGTCAGTGTTAGAAAGAACGCGAAGATCGAAAACTGCACAAAAAACACAGAATAACGCCATACATCTAGAAG AAATCAATAAACAGACAGAGTATAAAGGAAACCAAAATTCTAAGAAGAAATCCAGTAACACCAAAGTAAAAGGTACTGGGACTGGCAGAGTGGATGGTTGGACTTCTCCAATAACGTATGAAGGAAGTTCTGAGGATACAATTCTAGGTGCCAGAACAGAATCACTGAATCCTGGCCTAGAAGGTTCAAGAATTCTTGACAACTTACAAGACGATGAATTAAATATGCCTACCCAACATCATAACGGTATGAAGAATTTCCCGGAGATTCGTTTAGCTCGCGGGGAAGACATTCTACCATCGTTCCatcataaaaataaaaataacttTGACAGACTAGAAAATATGAGTAGAGATGTGATTAGAGACATGAACAAATATGGTTTGTGCGTGGTAAACAATTTTCTAGGAGTAGAAAAAGGTCTCGCAGTGCTGAACGAAGTTTTAAGTTTGTACAGTGCTGGATTGTTTAAGGATGGACAGTTGGTTTCCAATAAAACAGGTGCAAATGACTTAAAGACAATTCGTGGTGATCAAATAACGTGGCTCGATGGAAAAGAAAAGCAATGTCAAAATATTGGAATGCTCATATCTCGAGTCGATGCTGTCATTATGAAAGCAAATAAAATGTGTAACAATGGGAAAATGGGAAACTACCAAATCAATGGAAGAACAAAG GAGAACGGTGGCCTCTTGAGGATATTCCCAGAAGGCAGCGACGAAGTGGCGAATATCGAACCTCTCTTCGATAGAATACTGTTCTTCTGGTCCGATAGGAGAAATCCGCACGAGGTACAACCGGCATATAAAACCAGATACGCGATCACTCTATGGTACTTCGACGCAGACGAAAGGAATCAAGCTTGTCTAAGATATCAAAAAGAAA GAGAGTTACATGCAAAGAAGGAGAGTTCGTGA
- the LOC143422599 gene encoding uncharacterized protein LOC143422599: MPRFLICCKTPMNDISVERAPRRIVEKPDLCVPVASAFNLVGCRKGGGEAMVCRQRRSGSRNCNDLLGSSRIERENRNESGNSRSAVGHVRRTAGSLLVISFSLSFTNSRFHIMPETEQHVYI, encoded by the coding sequence ATGCCACGTTTCCTGATTTGTTGTAAAACTCCGATGAACGATATCAGCGTCGAGCGGGCGCCGCGCCGTATCGTTGAAAAACCAGACCTCTGCGTCCCTGTAGCATCGGCGTTTAATCTCGTAGGCTGTCGAAAGGGAGGTGGAGAAGCAATGGTATGTAGGCAGAGAAGGTCAGGATCCCGAAATTGCAACGATCTTTTGGGTAGCTCGCGCATCGAACGGGAGAATCGAAACGAGAGTGGGAACTCACGAAGTGCAGTCGGTCACGTACGCCGTACGGCTGGCTCGCTTCTCGTTATCTCTTTCTCCTTGTCTTTCACCAACTCTCGCTTTCATATCATGCCAGAAACCGAGCAACATGTATACATATAA
- the LOC143423170 gene encoding uncharacterized protein LOC143423170 — MRREPVAIVIRLLSQLDRMLFNRKPLTKGSRRTRGFIHRDVSRYRTYIVRMSPAYVSLNCIQAINIRLSSWLYFWKQEAAAITVWVVFLSSYVCIYNRYLFNLKPYILAYMICNRVITRLINRFMERFRKNLNSCSSKFFSKLFEWFIKLS, encoded by the exons ATGAGAAGAGAGCCGGTGGCAATTGTGATCCGCCTTTTATCGCAACTGGACAGGATGTTATTTAATCGAAAACCA CTCACGAAAGGTTCGAGGCGTACACGAGGTTTCATTCACCGCGATGTAAGTAGGTACCGCACGTACATAGTACGTATGTCTCCTGCGTACGTTTCACTGAACTGCATACAAGCCATAAATATCAGGCTATCTTCATGGTTATATTTTTGGAAACAGGAAGCAGCTGCAATTACTGTATGGGTTGTATTTTTGTCTTCCTATGTGTGTATTTATAACCGATACCTTTTTAACT TGAAACCATACATTTTAGca TATATGATATGTAATCGTGTAATAACACGATTAATTAATAGATTTATGGAAAGGTTTCGTAAAAATTTAAACAGTTGCAGCTCGAAATTCTTCTCGAAGCTTTTCGAATGGTTTATTAAACTTTCGTAG
- the Dnapol-epsilon58 gene encoding DNA polymerase epsilon subunit 2 yields MADEKLIKTVRSTFSLYGLVLSRKLSVSLAKELLNVEQNEREVWLTKIVEQVIAQNLSDPHVTVENLKLAIEECIRPNTLKDTETVLNVINVFHVPKIKYDLSKNRFILESVTLEFYGDAQYKSTIFKDRYELLWYKTMRHELFIPPKLGEKKQNWIELVPIEHLLSENKKGSVYVMGLLAQLVEGQYYLEDPGGSIKVDLRRAKFQDGLVMEASIVIASGDFRDGVLHVNDIGFPPAESSNNARVDFGNANTFGGTHDISLKFSEKLKAHEEGNKDGMIVFVSEMWLDDEIVLRKFKVMLEGYSEYPPIAFVLCGHFLSSPTNISSAQKLKEGFKSLANIITQYPEIKENSKFIFVPASDDIGAPKILPRLPLPRHLTEDFKKNVPGAIFATNPCRIQYCTKEIVVLREDILTKMCRNTIHLPQHGNIYDHYAKSIICQSHLTPLSLSVVPIYWKYNHTLQLHPMPDLIVAADKFEAYETTYSDCRVINPGYFPKNDHSFKVYVPALDLIEHCAIPKDMDGA; encoded by the exons ATGGCTGACGAAAAATTGATAAAAACTGTACGCAGTACTTTTTCGTTGTATGGACTTGTACTTTCAAG aaAGCTCAGCGTTTCACTTGCGAAGGAACTTTTAAATGTAGAGCAGAACGAGCGTGAAGTTTGGCTGACAAAAATAGTGGAGCAAGTTATAGCGCAAAATTTAAGCGATCCGCATGTAACTGTTGAAAATCTAAAATTGGCGATAGAAGAATGTATAAGACCCAATACATTGAAAGATACAGAAACAGTATTAAACGTCATAAATGTATTCcatgtgccaaaaattaaatACGACTTGAGTAAGAACAGATTTATTTTGGAATCTGTAACACTGGAATTTTATGGCGATGCACAATATAAATCTACAATATTCAAAGACAGATACGAGTTACTTTGGTACAAAACAATGAGACACGAATTATTTATACCCCCAAAGCTTGGGGAGAAAAAACAGAATTGGATTGAGCTGGTACCAATCGAACATTTACTCAGCGAGAATAAAAAAGGATCTGTTTATGTAATGGGTCTTTTAGCTCAATTAGTAGAGGGTCAATATTATTTAGAGGACCCAGGAGGAAGCATAAAAGTTGATCTCAGAAGAGCA AAGTTTCAAGATGGTTTGGTCATGGAAGCTTCTATAGTAATAGCCAGTGGAGATTTTCGGGATGGTGTTTTACACGTAAATGATATAGGTTTCCCTCCAGCAGAATCGTCTAACAATGCACGCGTTGATTTTGGTAATGCCAATACATTTGGCGGTACACACGATATTTCGTTAAAATTCTCGGAAAAGTTGAAAGCTCACGAAGAGGGTAACAAAGATGGAATGATCGTTTTTGTATCAGAAATGTGGCTAGACGATGAAATCGTCTTACGGAAGTTTAAAGTCATGCTAGAGGGATACTCCGAGTATCCACCTATAGCTTTCGTGTTATGCGGGCATTTTTTAAGCTCTCCTACAAATATATCGAGCGCGCAAAAGTTAAAAGAGGGATTTAAAAGTCTAGCTAATATAATAACGCAGTATCCGGAGATaaaagaaaattccaaattTATTTTTGTGCCTGCATCAGACGATATCGGAGCGCCGAAAATTTTACCAAGGTTGCCCCTACCGAGGCATCTTACAGAGgattttaagaagaatgtacCTGGGGCAATATTTGCGACCAATCCATGTAGGATTCAGTATTGTACAAAAGAAATTGTAGTATTAAGAGAAGATATTTTAACAAAAATGTGTAGAAACACCATTCATCTTCCGCAGCATGGCAACATTTATGATCAT TACGCAAAATCGATTATCTGCCAGTCGCACTTAACACCTCTAAGCCTTTCGGTGGTACCGATATATTGGAAATACAATCATACGCTGCAACTACATCCCATGCCAGATCTTATCGTAGCTGCGGATAAATTCGAAGCGTACGAGACCACCTACTCGGATTGTCGTGTAATCAATCCTGGATATTTCCCAAAAAATgatcattcgtttaaagtgtacgTTCCAGCGCTAGATTTAATCGAACACTGCGCTATTCCAAAAGATATGGACGGTGCTTGA